A stretch of Aphelocoma coerulescens isolate FSJ_1873_10779 chromosome 1A, UR_Acoe_1.0, whole genome shotgun sequence DNA encodes these proteins:
- the FBXL14 gene encoding F-box/LRR-repeat protein 14 → METHISCLFPELLAMIFGYLEVRDKGRAAQVCTAWRDAAYHRSVWRGVEAKLHLRRANPSLFPSLAARGIRRVQILSLRRSLSYVVQGMADIESLNLSGCYNLTDNGLSHAFVAEISSLRSLNLSLCKQITDSSLGRIAQYLKGLEVLELGGCSNITNTGLLLIAWGLQRLKSLNLRSCRHLSDVGIGHLAGMTRSAAEGCLGLEQLTLQDCQKLSDLSLKHLARGLGRLRQLNLSFCGGISDAGLLHLSHMSSLRSLNLRSCDNISDTGIMHLAMGSLRLSGLDVSFCDKVGDQSLAYIAQGLDGLRSLSLCSCHISDEGINRMVRQMHGLRTLNIGQCVRITDKGLELIAEHLSQLTGIDLYGCTRITKRGLERITQLPCLKVLNLGLWEMTESEKVR, encoded by the coding sequence ATGGAAACGCACATCTCGTGCCTGTTCCCCGAGCTGCTCGCCATGATCTTCGGGTACCTGGAGGTGCGCGACAAGGGCCGCGCGGCGCAGGTGTGCACGGCCTGGCGGGACGCCGCCTACCACCGCTCGGTGTGGCGGGGCGTGGAGGCCAAGCTGCACCTGCGCCGCGCCAACCCCTCGCTCTTCCCCAGCCTGGCGGCGCGGGGCATCCGGCGGGTGCAGATCCTGTCGCTGCGGCGCAGCCTGAGCTACGTGGTCCAGGGCATGGCGGACATCGAGAGCCTCAACCTCAGCGGCTGCTACAACCTCACCGACAACGGGCTGAGCCACGCCTTCGTGGCGGAGATCAGCTCCCTGCGCTCGCTCAACCTGAGCCTCTGCAAGCAGATCACGGACAGCAGCCTGGGCCGCATCGCCCAGTACCTCAAGGGCCTGGAGGTGCTCGAGCTCGGAGGCTGCAGCAACATCACCAACACCGGCCTCCTGCTCATCGCCTGGGGCCTGCAGCGCCTCAAGAGCCTCAACTTGCGCTCCTGCCGGCACCTCTCCGACGTGGGCATCGGGCACCTGGCGGGCATGACCCGCAGCGCGGCCGAGGGCTGCctgggcctggagcagctcacGCTGCAGGACTGCCAGAAGCTCAGCGACCTCTCGCTCAAGCACCTGGCCCGCGGGCTGGGCCGCCTCCGCCAGCTCAACCTCAGCTTCTGCGGGGGCATCTCGGACGCGGGGCTGCTGCACCTGTCGCACATGAGCAGCCTGCGGAGCCTCAACCTGCGCTCCTGCGACAACATCAGCGACACGGGCATCATGCACCTGGCCATGGGCAGCCTGCGGCTGTCCGGCCTCGACGTCTCCTTCTGCGACAAGGTGGGGGACCAGAGCCTAGCCTACATCGCACAGGGCCTCGACGGGCTgcgctccctgtccctctgctcctgccacatCAGTGACGAGGGCATCAACCGCATGGTGCGGCAGATGCACGGGCTGCGCACCCTCAACATCGGCCAGTGCGTCCGCATCACCGACAAGGGCCTGGAGCTCATCGCCGAGCACCTCAGCCAGCTCACAGGCATCGACCTCTATGGCTGCACCCGCATCACCAAGCGGGGCCTGGAGCGCATCACCCAGCTGCCCTGCCTCAAGGTGCTCAACCTGGGACTTTGGGAAATGACTGAGAGTGAGAAGGTCAGGTGA